The Armatimonadota bacterium genome includes a window with the following:
- a CDS encoding tRNA-dihydrouridine synthase — translation MAGVIRTRIAMLVASALETNRLALKPLRIGEVRIWPPLVLAPMAGATNHAFRLLARECGGVGLTVCEMVSSYGLHYANEKTLQMFDWTDDERPVAVQLFGADPSIVAEAARKAEDHGADIVDINMGCWVPKVVKTGACAALLRDLDQARRVMEACVRATRLPVTIKTRRGWDLGDACAVEVARIAEDVGVRAITIHGRSAKQGFSGSADWSVIGEVKQAVSIPVMGNGDVRTPEDAERMFRETGCDAVMIARAALGNPFIFREMWAWLDRGERLPPPTVEERVRAARRHTELQVELLGEERGVREMRSLLPHYVKSIPNAARIRHALTQVRTLEDVYRLLDLVTQIQSRTDLPDE, via the coding sequence ATGGCAGGGGTGATCCGCACCCGCATCGCAATGTTAGTTGCCTCTGCCCTGGAAACAAACCGGCTGGCGTTGAAACCTCTGCGCATCGGAGAGGTGCGCATCTGGCCGCCTCTGGTGCTCGCGCCGATGGCGGGAGCCACCAATCACGCGTTCCGTCTGCTGGCGCGGGAGTGTGGAGGGGTGGGACTGACAGTCTGCGAGATGGTGTCCAGCTACGGGCTGCACTACGCCAACGAGAAGACCCTTCAGATGTTCGACTGGACGGATGATGAGCGGCCCGTGGCGGTCCAGCTATTCGGAGCGGACCCCAGCATCGTGGCGGAGGCGGCTCGCAAGGCCGAGGACCACGGTGCGGATATTGTGGACATCAATATGGGCTGCTGGGTCCCCAAGGTGGTCAAGACGGGCGCGTGCGCCGCTCTGCTGAGAGACCTGGACCAGGCGCGGCGCGTGATGGAAGCCTGTGTGCGGGCCACGCGGCTGCCGGTGACCATAAAGACGCGCCGTGGATGGGATCTGGGCGACGCCTGCGCTGTAGAGGTGGCGCGCATCGCGGAAGATGTCGGCGTCCGGGCCATCACCATCCACGGGCGCTCGGCGAAGCAGGGATTTTCGGGCAGCGCGGACTGGAGCGTCATCGGTGAGGTGAAGCAAGCCGTCTCCATCCCGGTCATGGGAAACGGTGATGTGCGCACTCCGGAGGATGCCGAGAGGATGTTCCGGGAGACGGGATGCGATGCGGTGATGATCGCAAGAGCTGCCCTAGGTAACCCGTTCATCTTCCGGGAGATGTGGGCGTGGCTCGATCGCGGGGAGCGGCTTCCTCCACCGACGGTCGAAGAGCGTGTGCGGGCAGCCCGCAGGCATACAGAGCTTCAGGTGGAGCTTCTGGGCGAGGAGCGCGGTGTGCGAGAGATGCGCTCGCTGCTTCCTCACTATGTGAAGAGCATCCCGAATGCGGCCCGCATCCGGCACGCCCTGACTCAGGTCCGCACGCTGGAGGATGTGTACCGGCTGCTGGACCTGGTGACGCAGATTCAGAGCCGAACAGATCTGCCGGACGAGTGA
- a CDS encoding ABC transporter substrate-binding protein gives MNSGGRLRYYDAAMHRVSACLAESGGRYRVRVLLAIVCASVALLASGCARERDHRVTLVVWGVQLSEETRIEEARVREFERRHPGVRVSMLSMGAGGMNPQKLMTAIVGKSPPDVVHQDRFTIGDWASRDTFRPLNDLIERDRDKPYGVRPEDYYPATWKEATYRGKVYAIPSNTDDRALYYNRKAFREAGLDPDRPPRTWEELREYAVRLTKYNPDGTFARAGFIPNFGNSWLYLYSWQNGGEFMSPDGRTCTMDNPYTVEALEYMTSVYDALKGAEKLDAYQRGFSALPPEMDPFIIGRVAMKIDGDWFLQSLARFAPDMDFGVAPAPVPAARLRQEGRFKGQPRFITWAGGFSWAIPRGVPEERVELAWEFIKWM, from the coding sequence TTGAACAGCGGGGGGCGCCTCCGCTATTATGATGCGGCAATGCATCGTGTGTCCGCGTGTTTGGCAGAAAGTGGGGGCCGCTACCGCGTGAGAGTGCTCCTGGCGATTGTCTGCGCGTCCGTGGCGCTGCTTGCGTCGGGGTGCGCGCGCGAGCGGGACCATCGCGTCACGCTGGTGGTCTGGGGGGTGCAACTCTCCGAAGAGACCAGGATCGAGGAGGCCCGTGTCCGCGAGTTCGAACGGCGGCACCCGGGCGTGCGCGTCAGCATGCTGAGCATGGGCGCGGGCGGGATGAACCCGCAGAAGCTGATGACCGCCATCGTCGGCAAATCCCCGCCGGACGTGGTGCATCAGGACCGGTTCACTATCGGCGACTGGGCCAGCCGCGACACTTTCCGGCCTCTGAACGATCTCATCGAGCGGGACCGGGACAAGCCTTACGGCGTGCGCCCGGAGGACTACTACCCGGCCACGTGGAAGGAAGCCACTTACCGCGGCAAGGTATACGCAATCCCTTCCAATACGGACGATCGCGCCCTGTACTACAACCGCAAGGCGTTCCGGGAGGCGGGGCTGGACCCTGACCGCCCTCCTCGGACGTGGGAAGAGCTGCGGGAGTATGCCGTCAGGCTCACGAAGTACAATCCGGACGGGACGTTCGCGAGGGCGGGCTTCATTCCCAACTTCGGCAACAGCTGGCTGTACCTGTACTCCTGGCAGAACGGCGGGGAGTTCATGAGTCCGGACGGGCGCACCTGCACCATGGACAACCCGTACACGGTGGAAGCGCTGGAGTATATGACCAGCGTGTACGATGCGCTGAAAGGCGCCGAGAAGCTGGATGCCTATCAGCGGGGCTTCTCCGCGCTCCCTCCAGAGATGGACCCGTTCATCATCGGGCGGGTGGCGATGAAGATAGATGGCGACTGGTTTCTGCAGTCGCTGGCGCGCTTTGCCCCCGATATGGATTTCGGGGTGGCTCCGGCCCCCGTTCCCGCGGCGCGCTTGCGCCAGGAAGGCCGCTTCAAGGGACAACCCAGGTTCATCACTTGGGCCGGCGGGTTTTCCTGGGCCATCCCCAGAGGCGTGCCGGAAGAGCGTGTGGAGCTGGCCTGGGAGTTCATTAAGTGGATGTAG
- the coaX gene encoding type III pantothenate kinase: protein MVLAVDAGNYKVAFGLFDGMGPPSRTLALGRESLQASSLEERLDHALEAMDADGESIQGACLASVVPTLTGPLASALAGICGQVLVLDWQSAPGITIRYDPPSDLGPDRIANAIALHEMYGGPACAVDLGTATNFDVVTATGDFVGGAIAPGLATSAQSLFERAARLRDPGLKPPDSALGRSSAHCLRSGILLGYGGLVDRLVQLLEAEAGPFSSVVATGGLAELVAPLCRSIHRVHPHLTLEGLNIAYHRWQG from the coding sequence ATGGTTCTGGCAGTAGACGCCGGCAATTATAAGGTGGCTTTCGGGCTTTTCGACGGAATGGGTCCGCCCAGCCGAACGCTGGCGCTCGGCCGCGAGTCTCTGCAGGCAAGCAGCCTGGAAGAGCGGCTGGACCACGCCCTGGAGGCGATGGATGCCGATGGCGAGAGCATTCAGGGAGCCTGTCTGGCAAGCGTGGTGCCCACTCTGACCGGACCGCTTGCCAGCGCGCTTGCGGGCATTTGCGGGCAGGTGCTCGTCCTGGACTGGCAAAGCGCTCCGGGCATCACGATCCGGTATGATCCGCCGTCCGACCTGGGACCTGACCGGATCGCCAACGCTATCGCCCTCCACGAGATGTATGGAGGTCCGGCGTGCGCTGTGGATCTGGGCACCGCCACCAACTTCGATGTGGTGACTGCCACCGGAGACTTCGTTGGCGGAGCCATCGCGCCGGGTCTGGCAACCTCGGCGCAGTCCCTCTTCGAGCGGGCGGCCCGCCTGCGGGATCCGGGGCTGAAACCGCCTGACTCAGCACTCGGCCGGAGCAGCGCGCACTGTCTGCGCTCCGGCATCTTGCTGGGCTACGGAGGGCTGGTGGATCGCCTTGTGCAGCTCCTGGAAGCTGAAGCCGGACCGTTTTCATCTGTTGTGGCTACAGGAGGGCTGGCCGAGCTGGTGGCTCCGCTCTGCCGGAGCATCCACCGTGTGCACCCGCATCTGACGCTGGAGGGGCTGAATATCGCGTATCATAGATGGCAGGGGTGA
- a CDS encoding spermidine/putrescine ABC transporter permease, whose translation MRRSSTLLRREALDGFLFISPWIIGFLLFTLGPMAYSLYASFCDWDMLHPPRWVGLTNYRQMFTDDFRFAKSLGVTLKYSAMALPLGVVTSLGIAILLNQKVKGLTFFRAIYYIPAILPGVAVAMLWKWIFNPESGVINLLLGRLGINGPGWFTDPAWAVPALVIMSLWGAGAGMIIYLAGLQSVPTQLYEAAEIDGAGAWMKFRSVTLPMISPTIFFNVVMGIIGSFQVFTSAFVITGGAGSPAYSTLFYVLYLYQKAFNYFAMGYACALAWVLFLIILTLTLIVFWSGKHWVYYEAERKG comes from the coding sequence ATGCGGCGAAGCTCCACCCTGCTGAGACGGGAAGCCCTGGACGGCTTCCTGTTCATATCGCCCTGGATCATCGGGTTCCTTCTGTTCACCCTGGGCCCGATGGCTTATTCGCTGTACGCGTCCTTCTGCGACTGGGACATGCTCCATCCGCCGCGCTGGGTGGGGCTGACCAACTACCGGCAGATGTTCACCGACGACTTCCGCTTCGCGAAGTCGCTGGGTGTCACGCTGAAGTATTCGGCCATGGCGCTTCCGCTCGGCGTGGTGACGTCGCTGGGCATCGCCATCCTGCTGAACCAGAAGGTGAAGGGGCTCACCTTCTTCCGCGCCATCTACTACATCCCTGCCATCCTTCCTGGAGTGGCCGTGGCCATGCTCTGGAAGTGGATCTTCAATCCGGAGTCCGGGGTCATCAACCTGCTGCTGGGGCGGCTGGGCATCAATGGCCCCGGCTGGTTCACGGACCCGGCCTGGGCGGTGCCAGCTCTGGTCATCATGAGCCTGTGGGGAGCGGGGGCGGGGATGATCATCTATCTGGCCGGTCTGCAGAGCGTGCCCACGCAGCTCTACGAGGCTGCGGAGATTGACGGCGCCGGGGCGTGGATGAAGTTCCGCAGCGTCACTCTTCCGATGATCAGCCCTACCATATTTTTCAACGTGGTGATGGGCATCATCGGCAGCTTCCAGGTGTTCACCAGCGCATTCGTCATTACGGGAGGGGCGGGAAGCCCGGCCTACAGCACGCTGTTTTATGTGCTGTACCTGTATCAGAAAGCCTTCAACTACTTCGCCATGGGCTATGCCTGCGCGCTGGCCTGGGTGCTGTTCCTCATCATTCTGACCCTGACGCTGATCGTGTTCTGGAGCGGGAAGCACTGGGTCTACTACGAAGCGGAGCGGAAGGGTTGA
- a CDS encoding membrane protein codes for MTEEKEYQALSGWLMLAVTLAVLAATIYLFVLGSRAAASPVPAIILLLVFSLLAGGFFIVEPNGSKVLLLFGSYSGTVKSSGFWWANPFFIKRSVSLRARTLNGEKLKVNDLAGNPVEIAAVVVWRVRDTYRASFEVDNYEQYVHTQSESAVRHLASSYPYDAEDETVSLRRNAEEVSQDLQKELQERLALAGVEVMEARLTHLAYAQEIAGAMLRRQQAAAIIAARQKIVDGAVGMVEMALDKLEKYEKLHLDEERKAAMVSNLLVVLCSEHAAQPVLNTGTLYQ; via the coding sequence ATGACTGAGGAAAAAGAGTATCAAGCTTTGAGCGGCTGGCTGATGCTGGCCGTGACCCTGGCTGTGCTGGCCGCTACCATTTACCTTTTCGTCCTGGGGAGCCGCGCGGCCGCGTCACCTGTCCCCGCCATTATCCTGCTGCTGGTCTTCTCGCTTTTGGCCGGTGGGTTCTTCATTGTGGAGCCCAATGGCAGCAAGGTGTTGCTGCTGTTCGGCAGCTACTCCGGCACGGTGAAATCCAGCGGCTTCTGGTGGGCGAATCCGTTCTTCATCAAGCGTTCCGTCTCACTCCGGGCGCGCACGCTGAACGGCGAGAAGCTGAAGGTCAACGACCTGGCCGGCAACCCCGTCGAGATCGCTGCGGTGGTGGTCTGGCGGGTGCGCGACACCTACCGGGCCAGCTTCGAAGTGGACAACTACGAGCAGTACGTCCACACCCAGAGCGAAAGCGCCGTCAGGCACCTGGCCTCCTCCTACCCCTACGACGCCGAGGATGAGACCGTCTCGCTGCGGCGCAACGCCGAAGAGGTCTCGCAAGATCTTCAGAAGGAGTTGCAGGAGCGGCTGGCCCTGGCAGGGGTCGAGGTGATGGAGGCGCGCCTGACTCATCTGGCCTACGCTCAGGAGATCGCCGGGGCCATGCTGCGCCGGCAGCAGGCCGCTGCCATCATCGCTGCGCGGCAGAAGATCGTGGACGGAGCTGTCGGGATGGTGGAGATGGCTCTGGACAAGCTGGAGAAATACGAGAAGCTCCATCTGGATGAGGAGCGCAAGGCGGCCATGGTTTCCAACCTGCTGGTGGTGCTCTGCAGCGAGCATGCAGCCCAGCCGGTGCTGAACACGGGGACTCTCTATCAGTAG
- a CDS encoding hypothetical protein (possible pseudo, frameshifted), which translates to MPPGRSLRTEQPAASASLELAQKGLAVLMILFAVNTFAFSNMESSFTLFLQARFGLAEQETVVLSGRLLAFVGVVAALVQGGLIGPLTARFGEKALLAAGFAGTAAGLAAVPGQNSVLALLLPLALTAAGFGLIGPSLISLISRAAGPERQGAVQGVTQGLGSVSRTLGPQAAAVSFGALGIGWPFWTAAVLLAACLVVSIVSVRVPPGKPGCAMERRERPA; encoded by the coding sequence TTGCCTCCGGGAAGGTCCCTGCGGACCGAGCAACCCGCTGCCTCTGCCTCGCTGGAGCTTGCCCAGAAGGGGCTTGCGGTGCTGATGATATTGTTCGCCGTGAACACCTTCGCCTTCAGCAATATGGAGAGCTCCTTCACGCTGTTCCTGCAGGCGCGGTTCGGCCTTGCAGAGCAGGAGACGGTGGTCCTCTCCGGCCGGCTTCTGGCGTTCGTGGGCGTGGTGGCGGCCTTGGTGCAGGGAGGCCTGATCGGCCCCCTGACGGCGCGGTTCGGTGAGAAGGCTCTTCTGGCCGCCGGCTTCGCCGGAACAGCCGCCGGGTTGGCCGCCGTGCCCGGTCAGAATTCCGTATTGGCGCTCCTCCTGCCACTCGCTCTGACGGCCGCCGGATTCGGGCTTATCGGTCCTTCGCTGATCAGCCTCATATCCCGCGCCGCCGGGCCCGAGCGCCAGGGCGCCGTTCAGGGAGTGACGCAGGGTCTGGGGAGCGTCTCGCGCACGCTGGGTCCGCAGGCCGCGGCGGTCAGCTTCGGCGCGCTGGGAATCGGATGGCCTTTCTGGACGGCTGCCGTTCTGCTGGCGGCGTGCCTTGTCGTAAGTATCGTCTCAGTCCGGGTGCCCCCGGGGAAGCCCGGCTGTGCCATGGAACGGAGGGAACGCCCCGCATGA
- a CDS encoding MFS transporter — MTQHATPPGRSTGPPSPTLRDYLGVSLFWLALSFFWGAMLVMVLPFRAEELFGTVGKDAALARLLSIGAAVAAVTQVLSGALSDAAGFRWGRRRPYMLAGTVAATAALLLFPSAENMAQLLACYVAIQFLLNIAIGPYQALIPDLIPLAHHGRASAFMGVWALLGRIGGPAVAAVLLARPDGLSQVIIVFAMLLNGFMLVNLALIREPPSSGRRSGFRDTLRRMLQIPLRPYPGFVWILISRFGIMMGLYTVMFCLLYYVRYSLGVGGEAESLAVVRNFMVLSTLTGLAGAVAGGMISDRIRKVRVLYVSNSVCVAAGLAFLMVPDVSFAYWAVALFGVGMGAFQSVDWALGCNLLPEHAPAKYLGVWGMSDTIPQVIAPLIAGPVAIAFNRPDEPGLGYRVLMVVAMVYFILGTLALTRIRERTPPGMRG, encoded by the coding sequence ATGACGCAGCACGCGACTCCCCCCGGCCGGTCCACCGGACCGCCGTCGCCCACCCTCAGGGATTATCTCGGCGTCAGCCTGTTCTGGCTGGCGCTGTCGTTTTTCTGGGGTGCCATGCTGGTAATGGTGCTGCCGTTCCGCGCGGAGGAGCTGTTCGGGACGGTGGGCAAGGACGCGGCCCTGGCCAGACTTCTCAGCATCGGAGCAGCGGTGGCGGCCGTCACTCAGGTGCTGTCCGGCGCCTTGAGCGACGCGGCAGGGTTCCGCTGGGGGCGGCGAAGGCCGTACATGCTGGCAGGCACGGTGGCGGCGACCGCCGCGTTGCTGCTCTTTCCGTCCGCAGAGAATATGGCTCAGTTGCTGGCGTGCTACGTGGCCATCCAGTTTTTGCTGAACATCGCCATTGGGCCGTACCAGGCGCTGATTCCGGATCTCATTCCCCTGGCGCATCACGGACGCGCATCGGCATTCATGGGGGTGTGGGCGCTTCTGGGCCGGATCGGCGGTCCGGCGGTGGCGGCGGTGCTGCTTGCGCGGCCGGACGGGCTCTCGCAGGTCATCATCGTCTTCGCCATGCTGCTGAACGGCTTTATGCTGGTGAACCTGGCCCTCATCCGCGAGCCACCCTCCAGCGGCCGGAGGTCCGGATTCCGTGATACCCTGCGTCGGATGCTGCAGATACCGCTGCGGCCCTATCCGGGCTTCGTCTGGATCCTGATCTCCCGTTTCGGGATTATGATGGGGCTGTATACGGTGATGTTCTGCCTGCTGTATTACGTCCGCTACTCGCTGGGCGTGGGCGGCGAGGCCGAATCGCTGGCCGTGGTTCGGAACTTCATGGTGCTTTCCACCCTGACCGGCCTGGCAGGCGCGGTGGCTGGAGGCATGATCAGCGACCGCATCCGCAAGGTGCGTGTGCTCTACGTCTCCAACTCCGTTTGCGTCGCCGCGGGACTGGCCTTCCTGATGGTTCCCGATGTCAGCTTCGCCTACTGGGCGGTGGCGCTGTTCGGCGTGGGGATGGGAGCATTCCAGTCCGTGGACTGGGCGCTTGGCTGCAACCTGCTGCCGGAGCACGCGCCGGCCAAGTATCTCGGCGTATGGGGGATGTCCGACACCATCCCGCAGGTCATCGCGCCGCTGATCGCCGGGCCGGTGGCCATCGCCTTCAACCGGCCGGACGAGCCAGGCCTGGGGTACCGGGTGCTGATGGTGGTGGCGATGGTGTATTTCATCCTGGGAACCCTCGCCCTGACTCGCATCCGGGAGCGGACACCGCCGGGAATGCGCGGCTAG
- a CDS encoding murein peptide amidase A, whose amino-acid sequence MMRRFLAGTSVQGRPIRAFEVRPEREPGSWLLLLGVVHGDEPQGRWLLRDALRQWREEPPARNIGLVVIPCLNPDGSAARTRVNAHGVDLNRNLPTRDWTPRSPRESNHPGPAPASEPETRALLHLLESYDFRAILSVHSMRRYQINCNGPARDWGEALAAVCGYPVTDDIGYPCPGSLGTYAGAERQIPTITLEVDSRARMPDTLRVHSPVIRRAVEWWDRTMEDHAR is encoded by the coding sequence ATGATGCGGCGCTTCCTCGCGGGAACCTCTGTGCAAGGCAGGCCCATCCGCGCCTTCGAGGTGCGCCCTGAGCGGGAGCCGGGATCCTGGCTGCTTCTGCTGGGGGTGGTCCACGGAGACGAGCCCCAGGGGCGCTGGCTGCTGCGCGACGCCCTGCGCCAGTGGCGGGAGGAGCCGCCCGCCCGGAACATCGGGCTGGTGGTGATTCCCTGCCTGAACCCGGACGGCTCCGCGGCTCGCACGCGGGTGAACGCCCACGGCGTGGACCTGAACCGCAACCTGCCCACGCGCGACTGGACCCCGCGCTCGCCCCGGGAGTCCAACCACCCGGGTCCGGCGCCCGCCAGTGAACCCGAGACGCGCGCCCTGCTGCATCTCTTGGAGAGCTATGATTTCCGCGCCATACTGAGCGTGCACTCCATGCGGCGCTATCAGATCAACTGCAACGGGCCCGCGCGGGACTGGGGCGAGGCGTTGGCGGCGGTGTGCGGCTATCCTGTGACGGACGATATCGGCTACCCCTGTCCGGGGTCGCTGGGAACATACGCCGGCGCGGAGCGGCAGATCCCCACCATTACGCTGGAGGTGGACAGCCGCGCCCGGATGCCGGACACTCTGCGGGTGCATTCCCCGGTCATCCGCAGGGCGGTGGAGTGGTGGGACCGGACAATGGAGGACCACGCAAGGTGA
- the argE gene encoding acetylornithine deacetylase: protein MAAHPGTKQILMDLVAIPSVGQEPVPEGREGGEAAVCRYLAGVLEPAGLDCQMEDVLPGRPNLYAHLDRGCARTVILSAHTDTVPATDWEGDPFLPEERDGLIFGRGSCDTKASLAAFTAVILEAARERTGDSNLILAAVCDEEVSFSGSRAAAGRLQADLAIAGEPTSLSVVHRHKGVMRFVLEARGRSCHSSTPEKGENAIYRMSRAALAIERLATDWQQFREPDLGPRSISVTTVSGGQAPNIVPDLCRADVDVRSLPGDRLEELLEEVRARSGEDAAVLSPYMEGPALETDPEHPLVRRLVEASGRGLKCAPYATDAPQYALQGIPAVVFGPGDVTLAHTPREHIRLAEVDECVTILRRFLGV from the coding sequence ATGGCAGCGCATCCCGGCACAAAACAGATTCTGATGGACCTGGTGGCTATCCCCAGCGTGGGGCAGGAGCCTGTCCCTGAGGGCCGCGAAGGCGGCGAGGCCGCGGTCTGCCGGTATTTGGCCGGAGTGCTGGAGCCCGCAGGCCTGGACTGCCAGATGGAAGACGTTCTGCCAGGGAGGCCCAACCTTTACGCTCATCTGGACCGGGGATGCGCCCGGACGGTGATCCTCTCCGCCCACACGGACACCGTGCCCGCAACGGACTGGGAGGGGGATCCGTTTCTGCCGGAGGAGCGAGACGGACTCATTTTCGGGAGGGGGAGCTGCGATACCAAGGCGAGCCTGGCCGCCTTCACGGCGGTAATACTGGAGGCCGCGCGGGAGCGAACGGGGGACTCCAACCTGATTCTTGCAGCCGTCTGCGACGAGGAGGTGAGTTTTTCGGGGTCGCGCGCGGCGGCCGGGCGTCTGCAAGCGGATCTTGCCATTGCGGGCGAGCCCACGTCGCTTTCCGTGGTGCACCGGCACAAGGGGGTCATGCGTTTCGTGCTGGAGGCCAGGGGGCGCAGTTGCCACTCTTCCACGCCGGAGAAGGGAGAGAACGCCATCTACCGGATGTCCCGGGCGGCCTTGGCGATTGAGCGCCTGGCAACGGACTGGCAGCAATTCCGGGAACCGGATCTGGGTCCGCGATCCATCTCGGTGACCACGGTTTCGGGCGGGCAGGCGCCGAACATTGTGCCGGACCTCTGTCGGGCAGACGTGGACGTCCGCAGCCTGCCGGGGGACCGGCTGGAGGAGTTGCTGGAGGAGGTGCGGGCAAGATCGGGCGAGGACGCTGCCGTTCTCTCGCCTTACATGGAAGGGCCGGCGCTGGAGACAGACCCGGAGCATCCCCTGGTCCGCCGGCTGGTGGAGGCATCCGGGCGAGGACTGAAGTGCGCTCCCTATGCAACCGACGCGCCTCAATATGCCCTTCAGGGGATTCCCGCCGTGGTCTTCGGCCCGGGCGATGTGACGCTGGCGCACACCCCGCGCGAGCACATCCGCCTTGCGGAGGTGGACGAATGCGTCACCATCCTGCGCCGCTTCCTGGGGGTGTGA
- the ldh gene encoding lactate dehydrogenase, whose translation MKVAIVGGGGRVGSNAALCMQFGAVAREIALVDVAADLAAGEALDLRHGASLAGSQVFTSGGYELAEGADVLVITAGLRRKPDESRLDLINRNVGLFRTILQECRKVRLADDAVLVVVSNPVDVLTYLAVKESGLPPERVIGLGTLLDTTRFRSLVADFLQVDPLSVNVLMLGEHGDSMVPIWSSATIGGVPIASHPQGSPENLQAVTDLTRRSGAEVIRLKGGAGYAVGWAIRELVKAILYDSRSVLPVSTLMTGQLGISDVCFSLPTIVGRRGVLDVIVPQVSDEEKAQLQQSAKVLRETIEQVLAS comes from the coding sequence ATGAAGGTTGCGATAGTCGGCGGCGGAGGACGGGTGGGCTCGAATGCCGCGCTGTGCATGCAGTTCGGGGCGGTGGCGCGGGAGATCGCTCTGGTGGATGTGGCGGCGGACCTTGCCGCCGGCGAGGCGCTGGATCTGCGCCACGGAGCGTCTCTTGCAGGCTCACAGGTGTTCACTTCGGGCGGGTATGAGCTTGCCGAGGGAGCCGATGTGCTGGTCATCACGGCCGGTCTGCGGCGCAAACCCGATGAGAGCCGGCTGGATCTCATCAACCGCAACGTCGGCCTGTTCCGCACCATCCTGCAGGAGTGCCGCAAGGTGCGTCTTGCGGATGATGCCGTGCTGGTTGTGGTCTCGAATCCCGTGGACGTACTGACCTATCTGGCGGTGAAGGAATCCGGCCTGCCGCCGGAGAGGGTCATCGGGCTGGGGACCCTGCTGGACACCACGCGCTTCCGGTCGCTGGTTGCGGACTTTCTGCAGGTGGATCCTCTCTCGGTCAACGTGCTGATGCTGGGCGAGCACGGAGACAGCATGGTGCCCATCTGGTCGTCGGCCACCATCGGCGGAGTTCCCATCGCCAGCCATCCGCAGGGGTCGCCGGAGAATCTGCAGGCGGTCACGGACCTGACGCGCAGAAGCGGGGCGGAGGTCATCCGGCTGAAGGGTGGCGCGGGCTACGCCGTCGGCTGGGCCATCCGCGAGCTGGTGAAGGCCATCCTTTACGATTCGCGATCCGTGCTGCCCGTCTCCACTCTGATGACGGGTCAGCTGGGCATCTCGGATGTGTGCTTCTCGCTGCCCACCATTGTGGGACGCAGGGGCGTGCTGGACGTCATTGTCCCTCAGGTTTCCGATGAGGAGAAGGCTCAGCTGCAGCAGAGCGCAAAGGTGCTCCGGGAGACCATCGAGCAGGTTCTGGCCTCCTAG
- a CDS encoding tetracycline resistance MFS efflux pump, which translates to MKNRPVLTIIFLTVFIDLLGFGMVLPLLPVWAERLTASKYLIILLGSAYSLAQFVFAPAWGRLSDAIGRRPVLLLSLGGGGLAYLLMAFAESLGVLYAARFLQGLFTAGGLAAAPALIADVTSDEERSRGMGLIGAAFGLGFIFGPALGAALAQVTLGAPFLAAAGLSFANFIWAAAVLPETLDRTVAREAHTRFLDMQKLRETLTSPVLGLLFFLLFINTFAFSNLEQTFTLFVQERLVLDGRAAGRTTGFLLAYIGVVAVLVQGFLIRPLSRRFGDERLLLAGILLTGAGMMLMPLPRGVGGLMLVSTLISFGWGLVNPCTSSLISRSAGRDRQGGVLGLSQGLASLARIAGPVWGGFAFSRIGIAWPYWSGGVILLTSFAVAMMRLIPPSKAVRRDAEGV; encoded by the coding sequence ATGAAGAACCGTCCTGTCCTGACAATCATCTTCCTGACGGTCTTCATAGACCTTCTGGGCTTCGGGATGGTGCTGCCTCTGCTGCCCGTGTGGGCAGAGCGCCTGACCGCCAGCAAATACCTGATCATTCTGCTGGGTTCCGCATACTCGCTTGCGCAGTTTGTTTTCGCGCCAGCCTGGGGACGGTTGTCGGATGCCATCGGCAGGCGTCCTGTTCTTCTGCTGTCGCTCGGGGGCGGAGGGCTGGCCTATCTGCTGATGGCGTTCGCGGAGAGTCTGGGCGTGCTCTACGCGGCGCGCTTCCTGCAAGGACTTTTCACGGCGGGCGGTCTTGCTGCTGCGCCGGCGCTGATCGCGGACGTGACTTCCGACGAGGAGCGATCCCGGGGGATGGGACTGATCGGGGCGGCGTTCGGACTGGGTTTCATCTTCGGTCCGGCCCTGGGAGCCGCCCTGGCGCAGGTGACACTGGGAGCGCCGTTCCTGGCGGCGGCGGGGTTGTCCTTCGCCAACTTCATCTGGGCCGCAGCCGTGCTCCCCGAGACTCTGGACCGCACCGTGGCGCGCGAGGCGCACACGCGGTTTCTGGACATGCAGAAGCTGCGGGAGACGCTCACCTCTCCCGTGCTGGGGCTACTGTTTTTCCTGCTCTTCATCAACACGTTCGCCTTCAGCAACCTGGAGCAGACATTCACCCTGTTTGTGCAGGAGCGGCTGGTATTGGACGGACGCGCAGCCGGGCGGACTACGGGCTTCCTTCTGGCCTATATCGGAGTGGTCGCCGTGCTAGTGCAGGGATTTCTCATCCGGCCTCTGAGCCGCAGATTCGGCGATGAGCGTCTGCTGCTGGCGGGCATTCTGTTGACCGGCGCGGGAATGATGCTGATGCCGCTTCCCCGCGGCGTGGGCGGGCTGATGCTGGTGAGTACGCTCATCTCCTTCGGGTGGGGACTGGTGAACCCCTGCACCTCCAGCCTGATCTCACGCTCGGCCGGCCGTGACCGTCAGGGGGGCGTGCTCGGCCTCTCGCAGGGGCTGGCCAGTCTGGCGCGGATCGCCGGGCCGGTGTGGGGAGGGTTCGCCTTCAGCCGTATCGGGATCGCCTGGCCCTACTGGAGCGGCGGGGTCATCCTGTTGACCAGCTTTGCAGTGGCGATGATGCGGCTGATCCCTCCATCAAAAGCCGTGCGGAGGGATGCGGAGGGTGTCTGA